The following coding sequences are from one Thermus thermamylovorans window:
- a CDS encoding RDD family protein → MVIASPWRRLVAALVDSLILVPVTFLLMALAGINPLVGSTTPLQDFLFQVVPGWAYYVAFTALYGATPGKMALGLKVVRPDGRPVDWLTAFVREVPGKTLSALPLLLGYLWALFHPRRQTWHDLIADTLVVRVGQEEKPSPGA, encoded by the coding sequence ATGGTGATCGCCAGCCCCTGGCGCCGGCTGGTGGCGGCCTTGGTGGACAGCCTCATCCTCGTTCCCGTCACCTTCCTCCTCATGGCCCTGGCGGGGATCAACCCCCTGGTGGGGTCCACCACCCCCCTGCAGGACTTCCTCTTCCAGGTGGTGCCGGGCTGGGCCTACTACGTGGCCTTCACCGCCCTTTACGGGGCTACCCCGGGGAAGATGGCCCTGGGCCTCAAGGTGGTGCGCCCCGACGGCCGCCCGGTGGACTGGCTCACCGCCTTCGTCCGCGAGGTCCCCGGAAAGACCCTCTCCGCCCTTCCCCTCCTCCTCGGCTACCTCTGGGCCCTCTTCCACCCCAGGCGCCAGACCTGGCACGACCTCATCGCCGACACTCTGGTGGTCCGGGTGGGCCAGGAGGAAAAACCGAGCCCCGGAGCCTAA
- a CDS encoding helicase-related protein gives MALEAPLTPERVRPGVRLQGLLPGGSVTVEYVRPLGEALQVTYRDPQGRLGEALLYPEDLAGLRVEEASRFPLDAPGDLFRLAAEAKRIRLAYLFDPMMAVHASLVEPLPHQIEAVYGHLIPKNPLRFLLADDPGAGKTIMAGLYIREMALRGALERCLVVAPGALVLQWQEELREKFRLDFRVFSRFTLETAQGSPFREHPLWIARLDGLARFPEVAAKALEVDWDLVVVDEAHKMAATYYGQEVRATRRYRLGQELSQRTKHLLLLTATPHRGKEEDFRLFLALLDPDRFLGKPRPGSPPPDAQGLWLRRQKEDLVRFDGTPLFPERRAYTVAYRLSPKEMALYEAVTAYVREEMNRAEALEEGQRRTVGFALTLLQRRLASSPLAIHRSLERRRKRLEARREEVRRGLTLAFPTLEEEDIEEREEFPDEELEAAPEVLDQATAARTLKELEAEIATLRHLEAQAKTLLRGQQDRKWQELQALLEDERIRGRKLIIFTEHKDTLDYLEGRLQAYLGRPEQVVSLHGGLSREERRLRQARFTQDREALILVATDAAGEGVNLQQAHLLINYDLPWNPARLEQRFGRIHRIGQTEVCHMWNLVAENTREGEVYLRLLQKLEEASQALGGRVFDVLGRLFQERPLRELLLEAIRYGEDPEVRARLFRQVEGAVDRKRLEGLLQNALAPEVLDPKRLEELRLDMERAEARRLQPHYLGSFFQKALEALGGTVHPREAGRMEVSFVPAKVREARPGVLRSYTRVTFHKDRVSLPGKPVADFLVPGHPLLEGVLEAVLREWGGYLERGTVLVDEEATAPRLLLALEHEVQDALGPVSRRFLYVSLSPEGEVRAEGPAPYLDLRPATEEERAEALRLWAGWDAAGLLARAEAYAATRLAREHLEEVRRFREAEVDRTLRAVRERLLSEIYHWDSLAAKEAERAKAGKVGASGRAEAARRRADELKERLKRREQELEAARHLQSLPPRLSQAVLVVPPLDPKATPPEAEAQERLERLAVEAVLLTERRLGHEPQEMPPGWPGYDVESRTPQGTLRFIEVKGKGPGSEVVTLSRTQILTALNKPTSWFLAVVETDGKRALRVHYIPTPFEQEPDFGATSVNYSLKKLLAKAVQVVAL, from the coding sequence ATGGCCCTCGAGGCTCCCCTGACCCCCGAGCGGGTGCGCCCAGGGGTTCGGCTCCAGGGCCTCCTGCCTGGGGGAAGCGTAACGGTGGAGTACGTGCGCCCTTTGGGGGAGGCTCTGCAGGTGACCTACCGCGACCCCCAGGGCCGCTTGGGCGAGGCGCTCCTATACCCCGAGGACCTGGCGGGGCTAAGGGTGGAAGAAGCTTCCCGCTTCCCCCTCGATGCCCCAGGGGACCTCTTCCGCCTAGCCGCCGAGGCCAAGCGCATCCGCTTAGCCTACCTCTTCGATCCCATGATGGCGGTGCACGCCTCCCTGGTGGAGCCCTTGCCCCACCAGATCGAGGCTGTCTACGGCCACCTCATCCCTAAAAACCCCCTGCGCTTCCTCCTGGCCGACGACCCTGGGGCGGGCAAGACCATCATGGCCGGGCTCTACATCCGGGAGATGGCCCTCCGGGGGGCCCTGGAGCGGTGCCTGGTGGTGGCTCCTGGGGCCCTGGTCCTCCAGTGGCAGGAGGAGCTTCGGGAGAAGTTCCGCCTGGACTTCCGGGTCTTCTCCCGCTTCACCTTGGAAACCGCCCAGGGCAGCCCCTTCCGGGAACACCCTCTCTGGATCGCCCGCCTGGACGGCCTGGCCCGCTTCCCCGAGGTAGCGGCCAAAGCCCTCGAGGTGGACTGGGACCTGGTGGTGGTGGACGAGGCCCACAAGATGGCCGCCACCTACTACGGCCAGGAGGTGAGGGCCACCCGCCGCTACCGCCTGGGGCAGGAGCTTTCCCAGCGGACCAAGCACCTTCTCCTCCTCACCGCCACCCCCCACCGGGGGAAGGAGGAGGACTTCCGCCTCTTCCTGGCCCTCCTGGACCCCGACCGCTTCCTGGGCAAGCCCCGGCCGGGAAGCCCCCCGCCCGACGCCCAAGGCCTGTGGCTCCGACGGCAGAAGGAGGACCTGGTGCGCTTTGACGGCACCCCCCTCTTCCCCGAGCGCCGGGCCTACACCGTGGCCTACCGCCTCTCCCCCAAGGAGATGGCCCTTTACGAGGCGGTGACCGCCTATGTGCGGGAGGAAATGAACCGGGCCGAGGCCCTAGAGGAGGGGCAGAGGCGCACCGTGGGCTTCGCCCTCACCCTCCTGCAGAGGCGGCTGGCCAGCAGCCCCTTGGCCATCCACCGCTCCCTGGAAAGGCGGCGGAAGCGCCTCGAGGCCCGCCGGGAGGAGGTGCGCCGGGGCCTGACCCTGGCCTTCCCCACCCTGGAGGAGGAGGACATCGAGGAGAGGGAGGAGTTCCCCGACGAGGAGCTGGAGGCCGCCCCGGAGGTCCTGGACCAGGCTACCGCCGCCCGCACCCTGAAGGAGCTGGAGGCGGAGATCGCCACCCTAAGGCACCTCGAGGCCCAGGCCAAGACCCTCCTCCGGGGCCAGCAGGACCGGAAGTGGCAGGAGCTTCAGGCCCTTCTGGAGGACGAGCGCATCCGCGGACGGAAGCTCATCATCTTCACCGAGCACAAGGACACCCTGGACTACCTGGAAGGCCGCCTCCAGGCCTACCTGGGGCGGCCCGAGCAGGTGGTGAGCCTCCACGGGGGGCTTTCCCGGGAGGAGCGCCGCCTGCGCCAGGCCCGCTTCACCCAGGACCGGGAAGCCCTCATCCTGGTGGCCACGGACGCCGCCGGGGAGGGGGTGAACCTGCAACAGGCCCACCTCCTCATCAACTACGACCTCCCCTGGAACCCCGCTAGGCTGGAGCAGCGCTTCGGCCGCATCCACCGCATCGGCCAGACGGAGGTCTGCCACATGTGGAACCTGGTGGCGGAGAACACCCGGGAGGGGGAGGTCTACCTGCGCCTCCTCCAGAAGCTGGAGGAGGCCAGCCAAGCTCTGGGAGGGCGGGTGTTTGACGTGCTGGGCAGGCTTTTCCAGGAAAGGCCCCTTAGAGAACTCCTCCTCGAGGCCATCCGCTACGGGGAGGACCCCGAGGTGCGGGCCCGCCTCTTCCGCCAGGTGGAGGGGGCGGTGGACCGGAAGAGGCTGGAAGGGCTTTTGCAAAACGCCCTGGCCCCCGAGGTCCTGGACCCCAAACGCCTGGAAGAGCTGCGCCTGGACATGGAGCGGGCCGAGGCCCGGAGGCTCCAGCCCCACTACCTGGGAAGCTTCTTCCAAAAGGCCCTGGAGGCCCTGGGGGGCACCGTCCACCCCCGGGAGGCGGGGCGGATGGAGGTGAGCTTCGTGCCCGCCAAGGTGCGCGAGGCCAGGCCAGGCGTCCTGCGGAGCTACACCCGGGTCACCTTCCACAAGGACCGGGTAAGCCTCCCCGGGAAGCCCGTGGCCGACTTCCTGGTGCCGGGGCACCCCCTTTTGGAGGGGGTCCTGGAGGCGGTCCTCCGGGAGTGGGGGGGCTACCTGGAACGGGGCACGGTCCTGGTGGACGAGGAGGCCACGGCCCCCCGCCTCCTCCTGGCCCTGGAGCACGAGGTGCAGGACGCCCTTGGCCCCGTTTCCCGCCGCTTCCTCTACGTGAGCCTAAGCCCCGAGGGGGAGGTGCGGGCGGAGGGGCCCGCCCCCTACCTGGACCTGCGCCCAGCCACGGAGGAGGAGCGGGCCGAGGCCCTGCGGCTTTGGGCTGGCTGGGATGCGGCGGGGCTTCTGGCCCGGGCGGAGGCTTACGCCGCCACCAGGCTGGCCAGGGAGCACCTCGAGGAGGTGCGCCGCTTCCGCGAGGCAGAGGTGGACCGCACCCTTCGGGCGGTGCGGGAGCGGCTTCTTTCGGAGATTTACCACTGGGACAGCCTGGCCGCTAAGGAGGCGGAGCGGGCCAAGGCGGGGAAGGTGGGGGCCTCGGGCCGGGCAGAGGCCGCCCGCCGGAGGGCGGACGAGCTCAAGGAGCGTCTAAAGCGGCGGGAGCAGGAGCTGGAGGCGGCCCGGCACCTCCAGTCCCTCCCGCCCCGCCTCTCCCAAGCCGTCCTGGTGGTGCCCCCCCTGGACCCAAAGGCAACGCCCCCCGAGGCGGAAGCCCAAGAGCGCCTGGAGCGGCTGGCGGTGGAGGCGGTCCTCCTGACGGAGCGCCGCCTAGGGCACGAGCCCCAGGAGATGCCCCCTGGCTGGCCCGGCTACGACGTGGAGTCCCGCACCCCCCAGGGCACCCTCCGCTTCATTGAGGTCAAGGGCAAGGGTCCGGGCTCGGAGGTGGTAACCCTTTCCCGCACCCAGATCCTCACCGCCCTCAACAAGCCCACCTCCTGGTTCCTGGCGGTGGTGGAAACGGACGGGAAGCGGGCCCTCAGGGTCCATTACATCCCCACCCCCTTCGAGCAGGAGCCGGATTTCGGAGCCACCAGCGTGAACTATAGCCTGAAAAAGCTCCTGGCCAAAGCGGTGCAGGTGGTGGCCTTGTGA
- a CDS encoding Fic family protein, with amino-acid sequence MRPEDFSPQAPGRLVDIGGAYAFVPEPLPPSLPWTLRLVGLLDRARGSLGELAGLLRTLPNPYLFIQPFVHKEAVLSSRIEGTQAGLVEVYALEAQAPLFPLGETREDAKEVLNYIRALEQGRELLRELPLSLRVLREMHAVLLQGVRGQSRAPGEFRRGQNWIGPPGSSLAEARYVPPPPQAMREALDALERFWHQDHGLPPLVEIALTHYQFEAIHPFLDGNGRIGRLLITLMLLERKLLPEPALYLSAYFERHRNTYYDLLLEVSQKGAWEAWLAFFLQGVQTEAEDAVRKAQNLVELRQTWRERYQREGGSAHLLALVDLLFQQPLLTVPWVRERLGVTHAWANRLVNRLVQDGILEPMGQSRRNRPFAATAILEILEV; translated from the coding sequence ATGCGTCCAGAGGACTTCTCCCCCCAGGCTCCCGGAAGGCTTGTGGACATAGGCGGCGCCTATGCCTTTGTCCCCGAGCCCCTGCCCCCTTCCCTCCCCTGGACCCTCAGGCTCGTGGGCCTCCTGGACAGGGCTCGGGGAAGCCTGGGGGAGCTGGCCGGCCTCCTGCGCACCCTGCCCAACCCTTACCTCTTCATCCAACCCTTTGTGCACAAGGAGGCGGTCCTCTCCTCCCGCATCGAGGGCACCCAGGCGGGCCTGGTGGAGGTGTACGCCCTCGAGGCCCAAGCCCCCCTCTTCCCCCTAGGGGAAACCCGGGAGGACGCCAAGGAGGTGCTCAACTACATCCGCGCCCTGGAGCAGGGGCGGGAGCTCTTGCGGGAGCTTCCCCTTTCCTTGCGGGTCCTAAGGGAGATGCACGCGGTGCTCCTCCAGGGGGTACGGGGGCAAAGCCGCGCCCCGGGGGAGTTCCGGCGGGGGCAGAACTGGATTGGCCCACCGGGAAGCTCCCTGGCGGAAGCCCGCTACGTGCCCCCGCCCCCTCAGGCCATGAGGGAAGCCCTGGACGCTCTGGAGCGCTTCTGGCACCAGGACCACGGCCTACCTCCCCTGGTGGAAATCGCCCTCACCCACTACCAGTTCGAGGCCATCCACCCCTTCCTGGACGGCAACGGACGCATAGGCCGTCTGCTCATCACCCTCATGCTCCTGGAAAGGAAGCTTCTTCCCGAACCGGCCCTCTACCTTTCCGCCTACTTTGAGCGGCACCGGAACACCTACTATGACCTCCTCCTCGAGGTGAGCCAGAAAGGGGCCTGGGAGGCCTGGCTGGCCTTCTTCCTCCAGGGGGTGCAGACCGAGGCCGAGGATGCGGTGCGCAAAGCCCAGAACCTGGTCGAGCTACGGCAGACCTGGCGGGAGCGGTACCAACGGGAAGGGGGTAGCGCCCACCTTCTGGCCCTGGTGGACCTCCTCTTCCAGCAACCCCTCCTCACCGTCCCCTGGGTGCGGGAGCGCCTGGGGGTCACCCACGCCTGGGCCAACCGCCTGGTGAACCGCCTGGTCCAGGACGGGATCCTGGAGCCCATGGGCCAAAGCCGGCGCAACCGCCCCTTTGCCGCCACGGCGATTTTGGAGATCCTGGAGGTCTAG
- a CDS encoding DUF1156 domain-containing protein, translating into MRKLIEVALPLEAINREASREKSIRHGHPSTLHLWWARRPLASARAVLFASLVDDPGEYLPEEEARRERQRLFDLMERLVDWDLVKDPEGAEGENGVIREARYEIARSLARALGEAPPASPKDEERIEALLEKAPPVLDPFAGGGTIPLEAQRLGLKAYASDLNPVAVLINKALVEIPARFAGQPPVNPGYRAKAQATDRFPRAKGLAQDVRHYGAWMREEALRRIGHLYPDLKGERIIAWLWARTVACPNPACRAEAPLVRSFWLSKKKGKEVFVVPEVQEGRVHFRVERGKEPPVEGTVNRRGGRCLVCGAPISLDHVRREGKAGRLGARLMAVVTEGPGGRNYHAPTLEHEEVAKGAVPWWKPDIEFTKNSRHMTPWVYGLESFSDLFTPRQLVALTTFTDLVAEAREQVYRDALEAGLPDDSLPLAEGGRGARAYAEAAGVYLSFALDRLAESNNTLSRWQSAGDKVAGAFGRQALPMVWDFSEINPFSGSTRNFMDAVEWVAEALEALPAYPEGQARQANALDSVNGVPTPPLLSTDPPYYDNVPYADLSDFFYVWLRKVLGDTYPALFRTLLTPKAEELVADPYRQGGREAAKRRFEEGMRQVFHNLRAKAHPDYPLSLYYAFKQQEAEDGEEGEDEAPKVASTGWETFLQGLVDAGFQITATWPMRTERTNRPRGLDSNALASSIVLVCRPRPEDAPTATRQDFLRALRRELPLALRQLTQGSIPPVDLAQSAIGPGMAVYSRFGAVLEPDGRAIPVREALALINQVLDEFLAEEEAELDAPTRFAIAWYDQYGYGEGPYGDAETLAKAKNISVAAVEEGGILRAKGGKVRLLRPEEYPAGWDPAQDRRLSAWEVAHHLIKALKEQGEAAATSLLARTPEALAEGARALAYRLYGLAERKGRLADAQDFNLLAGSYGHLSVEARKARRAVQGELFGG; encoded by the coding sequence ATGAGGAAGCTCATCGAAGTCGCCCTACCCCTCGAGGCCATCAACCGGGAGGCATCCAGGGAGAAGTCCATCCGCCACGGCCACCCCTCCACCCTGCACCTGTGGTGGGCCAGGCGGCCCCTGGCCTCGGCCCGGGCGGTCCTCTTCGCTAGCCTAGTGGACGACCCTGGGGAGTACCTGCCCGAGGAGGAGGCCAGGCGGGAGCGCCAAAGGCTCTTCGACCTCATGGAGCGCTTGGTGGACTGGGACCTGGTCAAAGACCCCGAGGGGGCCGAGGGGGAAAACGGGGTCATCCGGGAGGCCCGCTACGAGATCGCCAGAAGCCTGGCCCGCGCCCTGGGGGAAGCACCCCCCGCTTCCCCTAAGGACGAGGAGCGCATCGAAGCCCTTCTGGAGAAGGCCCCGCCCGTCCTGGACCCCTTCGCCGGAGGGGGCACCATCCCCCTCGAGGCCCAGCGCCTGGGCCTGAAGGCCTACGCCTCTGACCTGAACCCGGTAGCCGTCCTCATCAACAAGGCGCTGGTGGAGATCCCCGCCCGCTTCGCCGGACAGCCACCGGTGAACCCGGGCTACCGGGCCAAGGCCCAGGCCACGGACCGCTTTCCCCGGGCCAAGGGCCTGGCCCAGGACGTGCGCCACTACGGGGCCTGGATGCGGGAGGAGGCCCTGAGGCGCATCGGCCACCTCTACCCCGACCTCAAGGGGGAGCGGATCATCGCCTGGCTTTGGGCCCGCACCGTGGCCTGCCCCAACCCCGCCTGCCGGGCCGAAGCCCCCCTGGTGCGTTCCTTCTGGCTTTCCAAAAAGAAGGGCAAAGAAGTCTTCGTGGTGCCCGAGGTGCAGGAAGGGCGGGTCCACTTCCGGGTGGAGCGGGGAAAGGAGCCCCCCGTGGAGGGCACCGTGAACCGGCGGGGCGGGCGGTGCCTGGTGTGCGGGGCCCCCATCTCCCTGGACCACGTGCGCAGGGAGGGGAAGGCGGGCCGCCTGGGGGCCAGGCTCATGGCCGTGGTGACCGAGGGGCCGGGGGGGAGGAACTACCACGCCCCCACCCTGGAACATGAGGAGGTGGCCAAGGGGGCAGTGCCATGGTGGAAGCCAGACATCGAGTTCACGAAGAATAGCCGGCACATGACCCCCTGGGTCTACGGCTTGGAAAGCTTTTCCGACCTCTTCACCCCCCGCCAGCTGGTGGCCCTCACCACCTTCACCGACCTGGTGGCGGAGGCGCGAGAGCAGGTCTACCGGGACGCCCTCGAGGCGGGCCTCCCCGACGACAGCCTCCCCCTGGCGGAAGGGGGAAGGGGGGCCAGGGCCTACGCGGAGGCGGCGGGGGTGTACTTATCCTTTGCCCTAGACCGACTCGCTGAGAGCAACAACACTCTATCAAGATGGCAAAGCGCCGGCGACAAAGTCGCCGGCGCTTTCGGGCGTCAGGCTCTTCCAATGGTTTGGGATTTTTCTGAGATAAATCCCTTCTCAGGCTCCACACGCAACTTTATGGACGCTGTGGAGTGGGTAGCCGAAGCTCTGGAAGCCCTCCCTGCCTACCCCGAGGGCCAGGCCCGTCAGGCCAACGCCCTGGACTCGGTGAACGGGGTCCCCACCCCACCCCTCCTCTCCACCGACCCGCCCTACTACGACAACGTTCCCTATGCCGATCTCTCCGACTTCTTCTACGTCTGGCTCCGCAAGGTCCTGGGGGACACCTACCCCGCCCTCTTCCGCACCCTCCTCACCCCCAAGGCCGAGGAGCTGGTGGCCGACCCCTACCGCCAAGGGGGCAGGGAAGCGGCCAAGCGCCGCTTTGAGGAGGGTATGCGCCAGGTGTTCCACAACCTCCGGGCCAAGGCTCACCCGGATTACCCCCTTTCCCTCTACTACGCCTTCAAGCAACAGGAAGCAGAGGACGGGGAGGAGGGGGAGGACGAAGCCCCCAAGGTGGCCTCCACCGGCTGGGAAACCTTCCTCCAGGGCCTGGTGGACGCGGGCTTCCAGATCACCGCCACCTGGCCCATGCGCACGGAGCGTACTAACCGCCCTCGTGGGTTGGACTCCAACGCCCTGGCCTCCTCCATCGTCCTGGTCTGCCGCCCCCGGCCAGAGGACGCCCCCACCGCCACCCGCCAGGACTTCCTCCGGGCCCTCAGGCGGGAGCTTCCCCTGGCCTTGCGCCAGCTCACCCAGGGGAGCATTCCCCCCGTGGACCTGGCCCAAAGCGCCATCGGCCCCGGCATGGCCGTCTACAGCCGCTTCGGGGCGGTGCTGGAGCCGGATGGCCGCGCCATCCCCGTGCGGGAGGCCCTGGCCCTCATCAACCAGGTTCTGGACGAGTTCCTGGCCGAGGAGGAGGCGGAGCTGGACGCTCCCACCCGCTTCGCCATCGCCTGGTACGACCAGTACGGCTACGGCGAAGGCCCCTACGGGGACGCAGAAACCCTGGCCAAGGCCAAGAACATCTCCGTGGCCGCCGTCGAGGAGGGGGGCATCCTGCGGGCCAAAGGGGGAAAGGTCCGCCTTCTCCGCCCCGAGGAGTACCCCGCGGGCTGGGACCCTGCCCAGGACCGCCGCCTCTCCGCCTGGGAGGTAGCCCACCACCTCATCAAAGCCCTCAAGGAGCAGGGGGAAGCCGCCGCCACCAGCCTCCTGGCCCGCACCCCCGAGGCCCTGGCGGAAGGGGCCAGAGCCCTGGCCTACCGCCTCTACGGGCTGGCCGAGCGCAAGGGCCGCTTGGCGGACGCCCAGGACTTTAACCTCTTGGCGGGAAGCTACGGCCACCTCAGCGTGGAGGCCCGCAAAGCCCGGCGGGCGGTGCAGGGGGAGCTTTTTGGAGGTTAG
- a CDS encoding type II toxin-antitoxin system RelE/ParE family toxin, which produces MGRYRVEFYVDAKGRSQVQDWLENLKRHNPKLHAFALRLLRTLEEQGPDLRPPLAQPLAYLEAPIWELRHRTGIRLYYWRQGELLFIVAAGEVKDQNRPDPKLLNLAVQAYKAMKKGKVN; this is translated from the coding sequence GTGGGGCGCTACCGGGTGGAGTTCTACGTGGATGCCAAAGGGCGCTCGCAGGTGCAGGACTGGCTGGAAAACCTCAAACGCCACAACCCCAAGCTCCACGCCTTCGCCCTGCGCCTCCTGCGCACGCTGGAGGAGCAAGGCCCAGACCTCCGCCCCCCTCTGGCCCAGCCGCTTGCCTACCTGGAGGCGCCCATCTGGGAGCTCCGCCACCGCACGGGTATCCGCCTCTACTACTGGCGCCAGGGAGAGCTTCTCTTTATCGTGGCGGCAGGAGAGGTCAAGGACCAAAACCGCCCGGACCCTAAGCTCCTCAATCTGGCCGTCCAAGCCTACAAGGCCATGAAGAAGGGAAAGGTGAACTGA
- a CDS encoding helix-turn-helix domain-containing protein: MGRHMDFRDYFQESLKDPESARLYREVLDEELSWLLHYLRELRKLSQKEVAARLGVSRSRISQMETSAGLSMTLEGLARYAQALGLSLRLEFTDEEGEVLARYHVGADEPIAEPAAKGWEPVAETWATLTRREKHLLEEVA, from the coding sequence ATGGGCCGGCACATGGACTTCCGCGACTACTTCCAGGAGTCCCTGAAGGACCCCGAGAGCGCTCGTCTATACCGTGAGGTTCTGGACGAGGAGCTTTCCTGGCTTCTGCACTACCTGCGGGAGCTCAGGAAGCTTTCCCAGAAGGAGGTGGCCGCGCGCCTGGGGGTGTCCCGGAGCCGCATCAGCCAGATGGAAACCTCCGCCGGGCTTTCCATGACCCTCGAGGGGCTGGCCCGCTACGCCCAGGCCCTGGGGCTTTCCCTGCGCCTGGAGTTCACCGACGAGGAGGGCGAGGTCCTGGCCCGCTACCACGTGGGCGCGGACGAGCCCATAGCTGAGCCCGCGGCCAAGGGCTGGGAGCCCGTAGCGGAAACCTGGGCCACCCTAACGCGAAGGGAGAAGCACCTCCTCGAGGAAGTCGCCTAG
- a CDS encoding helix-turn-helix domain-containing protein gives MESKSATIRRLYQEGKSVSAIAKELGLTYQRVYNTLRRAGLLSTKGDGEPSPEAYANFIAGLEILGVELLEVHAKLERPPQGKKRFGPAPGGLSAFGPTRTEEGFQAGLEFRLEFQDEEGSFGFVHLRLAARYRSSTFPDEALFRVFRERNLHLNLWPYLRVYVDLLTAQMGLPRLVLPALKL, from the coding sequence ATGGAGAGCAAATCCGCTACCATCCGCAGGCTTTACCAGGAAGGCAAAAGCGTCTCCGCCATCGCCAAGGAGCTTGGCCTCACCTACCAACGGGTCTACAACACCCTGCGCCGGGCTGGGCTCCTCTCCACCAAGGGGGACGGGGAACCCTCCCCGGAGGCCTACGCCAACTTCATCGCCGGCCTGGAGATCCTGGGGGTGGAGCTCCTCGAGGTCCACGCCAAGCTGGAGCGTCCTCCGCAGGGCAAAAAGCGCTTTGGCCCTGCCCCGGGTGGGCTTTCCGCTTTCGGCCCCACGAGGACCGAGGAGGGCTTCCAGGCTGGCCTGGAGTTCAGGCTGGAGTTCCAGGACGAAGAGGGGAGCTTCGGCTTCGTCCACCTGCGCCTAGCCGCCCGCTACCGGAGTTCCACCTTCCCCGACGAGGCCCTCTTCCGGGTCTTCCGGGAGCGGAACCTGCACCTCAACCTCTGGCCCTACCTCAGGGTCTACGTGGACCTCCTCACCGCCCAGATGGGCCTGCCCCGGCTGGTGCTCCCCGCCCTAAAGCTATAG